The Myxococcus guangdongensis nucleotide sequence CTTCCGGTGGAAGTTGGACTGCATGCGCATGGTGTAGGTGGCCGACAGCGGAATGAAGTAGCGCTTGCCGACGAGGCTGGAGACGAACGGGATGCTGCCGGTGGCCAGGCCCCAGAGCACCCACATCTCGGCGGGGTACAGCGAGTTGTAGCCCTGCTCGTGGTCGATGCCCTTGGCCAGGGCGGCCAGCGGCGTGAGGTTGCCGCCGTCGGACATCATGTTGGCCCGGGGCGCGAGCGTCGCGCGGTCGATGGCGCCACGCAGGGCCACCTGGGCGTTGGACGCGTACCAGGACGTGAAGATGATCCAGTTCGCGAACGGGACCTTCATCTCGTAGAAGTAGCGCAGGCGGATGGTGAGCCGCGTGGCCTTCCGGTAGACGAGCTCGGAGTTGTCCGGCTCCGGCAGGTTGAAGAACTTGCGGATGTTGTTCTCCAGCGACGGGACCTCCGGGAAGCTGTCCGCGCCGTCGAAGTCCAGCTCCTGCCAGTTGTAGCCGCTGCGCAGCTTCCAGATGGTGTCGATGGGCGTGAAGTACGCCGGGTTGATGGTGTCCACGCGGATGAGGCCGAACAGGTTCGAGCCGTTCACCGTGCGAGGAACCACGCC carries:
- a CDS encoding TadE/TadG family type IV pilus assembly protein; translation: MGMEQEERPRKAAGRQSGQAAVEAAMIMPLAVFMTLGIIQLTLIQHAKLMTEYAAYQAARAGIVWNGNNERMHDAAIVALLPTLGRTDDIGNLAKTFAIHQIYDSAMRTLNFGGGVVPRTVNGSNLFGLIRVDTINPAYFTPIDTIWKLRSGYNWQELDFDGADSFPEVPSLENNIRKFFNLPEPDNSELVYRKATRLTIRLRYFYEMKVPFANWIIFTSWYASNAQVALRGAIDRATLAPRANMMSDGGNLTPLAALAKGIDHEQGYNSLYPAEMWVLWGLATGSIPFVSSLVGKRYFIPLSATYTMRMQSNFHRKWIMHLNPDWGL